A window of Paenibacillus polygoni contains these coding sequences:
- a CDS encoding DUF4358 domain-containing protein, with protein sequence MKKMILMLLALMVVIAGCGTQTAKEGNEVNVPVSDLMEVIMQKTEMNKDQFFDINLKEDTETARNLGIDPTIIEEGQYMKAMMNVHADEFIILKATDASNIEELKAALEKEVANQERNWSTYLPEQYEKVKNHIITQQGNYLALLISDDAEKMEQAFTNALTSESK encoded by the coding sequence ATGAAGAAAATGATTTTGATGTTACTGGCGTTGATGGTGGTGATCGCGGGATGCGGAACCCAAACAGCGAAGGAAGGTAACGAAGTTAACGTACCCGTAAGTGATTTAATGGAAGTGATTATGCAAAAAACGGAGATGAATAAAGACCAGTTCTTCGACATAAATCTCAAAGAAGATACAGAGACAGCGAGAAACTTAGGCATTGATCCGACCATTATTGAAGAAGGACAATACATGAAAGCAATGATGAACGTACATGCCGATGAATTCATTATTTTAAAAGCAACTGACGCTTCGAATATTGAAGAACTAAAAGCTGCACTGGAGAAAGAAGTTGCTAATCAAGAACGAAATTGGAGTACTTATTTACCGGAGCAATATGAGAAAGTGAAGAACCATATTATTACGCAACAAGGCAACTATTTGGCACTTCTTATTTCAGACGACGCTGAAAAAATGGAACAAGCCTTTACAAACGCTTTGACTTCTGAGAGCAAATAA
- a CDS encoding APC family permease, translating into MVSKMKRLLIGRPMKNSELEGEKLSKLKALAVLSSDALSSVAYGTEQILIVLMAVGAAAAWYSIPISLAVLGLLVILIFSYRQTIYSYPTGGGAYIVAKDNIGLSSGLLAGGSLLVDYILTVAVSSSAGTDAITSAFPVLHDYRVLIALTMILLLTILNLRGITESASVLALPVYLFVFAIIVLIITGFIKYAMGGAEPAVPVEWGSAANNVSLFLLLKAFSSGCSALTGVEAVSNAIPNFRAPAEKNAAKTLIMMGSILGFMFIGISLLAYWYGIIPSEKETVVSQIANSVFGRGTIYYIIQGVTALILFLAANTAYSAFPLLAFMLAKDKFMPHMFLVRGDRLGYSNGIIFLGVLSAILVIAFHGNTEGLIPLYAVGVFIPFTLSQLGMMIRWIKLKPSGWHVKLLINTIGMLTTLSITLIFIFTKFSQVWAVFIFLPLVIWIFMRIHRHYIHVADQLRINIQEEKLQIKGSTVVVPIGGITSVVRNSLSYAKSLTDNVVAVYVGFDDDSIHKMEEKWEVWNPGVRLITLKSSYRSIVKPLIKFIDTVEWKKNETDHITILIPQFITKHWWQYVLHNQTSLLLRAYLFRHKDVVISTVTYHLDK; encoded by the coding sequence ATGGTTAGCAAAATGAAACGATTATTGATTGGCCGTCCTATGAAAAACAGCGAATTAGAAGGAGAGAAACTAAGTAAATTAAAGGCGCTTGCGGTACTTTCTTCAGATGCGTTATCATCCGTTGCTTATGGTACAGAACAAATTCTCATTGTTTTAATGGCTGTGGGTGCTGCAGCGGCTTGGTATTCCATCCCTATTTCACTTGCAGTACTTGGACTGCTCGTCATTCTAATATTCTCATATAGACAAACGATTTATTCATACCCGACAGGCGGAGGCGCCTATATTGTAGCAAAAGATAACATCGGATTATCAAGCGGTCTGCTTGCAGGAGGTTCTTTGCTTGTCGATTACATCCTGACCGTTGCGGTAAGTTCTTCGGCTGGTACGGACGCGATCACCTCTGCTTTTCCCGTACTTCATGATTACCGGGTGCTTATTGCACTCACCATGATTTTACTGCTCACAATCCTAAATCTGAGGGGAATTACGGAGTCAGCTTCCGTACTTGCATTACCGGTTTACTTATTTGTCTTTGCTATTATTGTGCTGATTATTACCGGATTTATAAAATACGCGATGGGCGGAGCAGAACCGGCCGTACCCGTGGAATGGGGGAGCGCCGCAAACAATGTAAGTCTTTTTCTCTTGCTAAAAGCTTTCAGTTCCGGCTGTTCTGCGCTGACGGGGGTAGAAGCGGTATCCAATGCCATTCCTAACTTCCGGGCCCCGGCAGAGAAGAACGCTGCAAAAACGTTAATTATGATGGGATCGATCCTTGGTTTTATGTTTATAGGGATCAGCTTACTTGCCTACTGGTATGGGATTATACCAAGCGAAAAAGAAACCGTCGTATCGCAAATTGCGAATTCGGTTTTTGGCAGGGGGACGATATATTACATCATCCAAGGGGTTACAGCACTAATTCTATTTTTAGCAGCAAATACGGCTTATTCTGCTTTTCCATTACTTGCTTTTATGTTAGCCAAAGATAAATTTATGCCGCATATGTTTCTTGTTCGCGGTGATCGGCTCGGTTATTCCAATGGCATTATTTTTCTTGGTGTTCTATCTGCAATACTCGTAATTGCTTTTCACGGGAATACAGAAGGGCTGATCCCGCTGTATGCAGTTGGGGTGTTTATCCCCTTTACCTTGTCCCAACTCGGTATGATGATTCGCTGGATTAAGCTAAAACCGTCTGGCTGGCATGTTAAACTGCTTATCAATACGATTGGGATGCTGACTACGCTGAGTATTACATTGATCTTTATTTTCACTAAATTCAGTCAAGTATGGGCCGTCTTTATATTCTTACCGCTGGTGATATGGATCTTTATGCGGATTCACCGTCACTATATTCATGTAGCCGATCAGCTGCGAATTAATATTCAGGAAGAGAAACTGCAAATCAAAGGCAGTACGGTCGTCGTTCCCATCGGGGGAATTACAAGTGTTGTTCGCAATTCACTCAGTTATGCTAAGTCATTAACCGATAATGTGGTTGCCGTATATGTAGGCTTTGATGATGACAGCATTCATAAGATGGAAGAGAAGTGGGAGGTCTGGAATCCAGGCGTAAGACTCATCACTCTGAAATCGAGTTACCGAAGTATTGTAAAGCCGCTTATTAAATTTATAGATACGGTGGAATGGAAGAAAAATGAGACAGACCATATCACCATTTTGATTCCGCAGTTTATTACAAAACATTGGTGGCAGTATGTTCTTCATAATCAAACCAGCCTGCTGCTTCGTGCTTATCTTTTCCGTCATAAAGACGTCGTTATTTCTACAGTAACTTATCATCTAGATAAATAA
- a CDS encoding stalk domain-containing protein, with protein sequence MRPWGKLVLSCAILLGGTVGSTGVPSTYAATNQVKIVLDGYSLPFPVAPVVISGTTMVPFRAISEALGIEVQWNQKLKKITATKQTDEGSKVVELTMGNKTAKVNGQNVPLTLAPRTISNTTMIPLSFFSQQFGAAVGWNQAAKTVSITSPREEMYTLGFYALRSYDEINYLPSLDAAAFGWGRIDREGNFTTTGDEYKWPSSLGDITGESIIQEAQSAGTTSSFMVYALDGQLELTKNLEDKQLQAKTIEGIVTTAVEKGFKGITLDFEGLGLTGDAAKVKSDYNAFVKAIAARAHAEGLTLTLALHPINSSYKGYDYKTLGSLADELIIMAYAFENEKGPEPLAKVDEAIRLALKETSKDKLLLGISRGSEDAASINSKIGLAKRYDLKGIALWRLGIIGPAAWAEMNKSIVLD encoded by the coding sequence ATGAGACCATGGGGAAAATTAGTTTTGAGCTGTGCCATACTACTAGGAGGTACTGTTGGAAGTACCGGTGTTCCTTCTACTTATGCAGCAACAAATCAAGTAAAAATCGTACTGGACGGTTACTCACTTCCGTTCCCAGTAGCACCTGTCGTTATTAGCGGAACAACAATGGTTCCTTTCCGTGCTATTTCTGAAGCACTTGGCATTGAAGTACAATGGAATCAGAAACTTAAAAAAATTACAGCAACGAAACAGACTGATGAAGGAAGTAAAGTCGTAGAACTTACCATGGGAAATAAAACAGCGAAAGTAAATGGACAAAATGTACCTCTTACTCTTGCACCAAGAACGATCAGTAATACAACGATGATCCCGCTTAGCTTTTTCAGTCAGCAGTTTGGAGCAGCCGTCGGTTGGAATCAAGCCGCAAAGACCGTGTCGATCACTTCTCCAAGAGAAGAAATGTACACACTGGGATTCTATGCTCTTCGCTCTTATGATGAAATCAATTATCTGCCAAGCCTGGATGCTGCCGCTTTCGGTTGGGGACGAATCGACCGGGAAGGAAACTTCACAACCACAGGTGATGAATATAAATGGCCTTCTTCACTAGGAGACATCACAGGAGAGAGTATTATACAAGAAGCACAAAGTGCGGGGACAACCTCTTCTTTCATGGTATACGCCTTAGATGGGCAGCTTGAGCTTACGAAGAATTTGGAAGATAAGCAGCTTCAAGCTAAGACCATTGAGGGGATCGTGACTACAGCGGTAGAAAAAGGATTTAAAGGAATTACACTTGATTTTGAAGGCCTTGGACTTACGGGTGATGCTGCCAAGGTGAAAAGTGATTACAATGCTTTTGTCAAAGCAATTGCTGCACGGGCTCACGCGGAAGGACTTACCTTAACGCTTGCTCTTCACCCAATTAATAGTTCCTACAAAGGCTACGACTACAAAACATTAGGAAGTCTAGCTGATGAGCTTATCATCATGGCATATGCCTTTGAAAATGAAAAAGGACCCGAACCTCTTGCTAAGGTAGACGAAGCGATTCGCCTTGCACTGAAAGAGACAAGTAAAGATAAACTGCTCCTTGGTATCTCTAGAGGCAGTGAAGATGCAGCGAGCATTAACAGTAAGATTGGTCTTGCCAAACGGTACGATCTCAAAGGAATAGCACTGTGGAGACTAGGCATTATTGGCCCTGCGGCTTGGGCTGAGATGAATAAGTCCATTGTACTTGACTAA
- a CDS encoding PH domain-containing protein translates to MGFFDGLLGNASQVNLNEIQKEFTPLLAPNEQIERAYKLIRDLFIFTNKRLIIVDKQGLTGRKVEYHSIPYKSISHYSIETAGHFDMEAELKIYISSSTVPIQKNFNKSTNIYEIQSVLSYYILN, encoded by the coding sequence ATGGGTTTCTTTGATGGATTGCTGGGAAATGCTTCGCAAGTCAATTTAAATGAAATACAGAAGGAGTTTACTCCTTTGCTTGCTCCAAATGAACAAATTGAGCGTGCGTACAAGTTAATAAGGGATCTGTTTATTTTTACGAATAAGCGTCTGATTATTGTCGATAAACAAGGATTAACTGGGAGAAAAGTGGAGTATCATTCGATTCCTTATAAAAGTATATCGCATTATTCCATTGAGACGGCAGGACACTTCGACATGGAAGCAGAGCTGAAAATCTATATCTCCAGCAGTACGGTACCGATTCAGAAAAACTTTAATAAAAGTACAAATATTTATGAAATACAAAGTGTGTTGTCCTATTATATTTTGAATTAA
- a CDS encoding class I SAM-dependent methyltransferase, translated as MSHIIDYYSRFDEWGRLDREPLEFIVNMHFINKYLPQEGHLLDNGAGPGKYAMKLAQEGYRISISVLTPALVAFAREQAKNLQLESSFTGFHVQNATDLHELADNSFDASLMLGPMYHLQKKDERLAAVQELYRVTKEEGIVFVAFQSRTRMLFNSLQNPGHWKPNHTMEGIEAFLSSSSFTHDEPGRFTGVYYYGVEEIQPFMESNGFSTIELIGSTSIGGLLDANAQEYWKEQGEEAYQRVISMMIQTAADPSILGLSSHLLYIGRKNKIN; from the coding sequence ATGAGTCATATTATTGATTACTATTCCCGCTTTGATGAATGGGGAAGGCTTGACCGTGAACCACTGGAGTTTATCGTGAACATGCATTTTATCAATAAGTATTTACCGCAGGAGGGACATCTGCTGGATAACGGAGCGGGTCCTGGTAAATATGCAATGAAGCTCGCACAGGAAGGATACCGGATTAGTATATCTGTTTTGACGCCTGCCCTTGTAGCATTTGCGAGAGAACAAGCAAAAAACTTGCAATTGGAGTCTTCCTTTACTGGTTTTCACGTTCAGAATGCGACAGATTTACATGAGCTGGCAGATAACTCATTTGATGCAAGTCTGATGCTTGGACCTATGTACCATCTTCAAAAAAAAGATGAAAGGTTGGCAGCAGTACAGGAACTATATCGAGTGACAAAAGAAGAAGGGATCGTATTTGTCGCTTTCCAATCCCGGACGAGAATGCTGTTCAATTCACTCCAGAATCCAGGGCATTGGAAGCCGAATCATACGATGGAAGGGATTGAAGCATTTTTATCCAGCAGCAGCTTTACACATGATGAACCAGGCAGATTTACGGGTGTTTACTACTACGGTGTGGAAGAAATTCAGCCTTTTATGGAGAGTAACGGGTTCAGTACGATTGAACTGATTGGTTCAACCAGTATCGGGGGATTGCTGGATGCAAATGCACAAGAATACTGGAAAGAGCAGGGGGAAGAAGCTTATCAGAGGGTTATATCGATGATGATTCAAACGGCAGCTGACCCTTCAATCCTTGGTCTATCTTCCCACTTGCTGTATATAGGACGTAAAAACAAAATAAACTAG
- a CDS encoding YoaK family protein, translating into MYSKRKTLKLTPESVYIGAILSLVAGYLDAYTYIGRDGVFSTAQTGNMVLLGIEAAKGNVHEALVRIPPIAAFITGVFVAQMLNHPWIIRKLLDPSRAVLLLEILVLFGVGFLPASVPNMIVTILIVFVGSLQISTFRSLEGWTYNTTVTTGNLYTASRALYISLFRKDQSASVQFKKFATIISSFLGGAFIGTFATHRLEDQAVWAASGLLLIVFIMMCVSPAQRCASQEKV; encoded by the coding sequence ATGTACAGTAAACGAAAGACGCTGAAATTAACACCAGAATCGGTTTATATCGGTGCTATATTATCACTTGTAGCAGGTTATCTTGATGCTTATACATACATAGGCAGAGATGGTGTCTTCTCTACCGCCCAGACCGGAAATATGGTTCTTCTCGGTATTGAGGCTGCCAAGGGGAACGTGCATGAAGCTCTTGTGCGCATTCCACCTATAGCAGCCTTTATCACCGGAGTATTCGTCGCGCAAATGCTCAATCATCCTTGGATCATACGGAAATTATTAGATCCTTCGAGAGCCGTACTTTTGTTAGAGATTCTCGTGCTTTTTGGTGTCGGGTTTCTTCCTGCGTCTGTTCCTAACATGATTGTAACCATTCTGATTGTATTTGTTGGCTCTCTGCAAATCTCGACCTTTCGTTCCTTAGAGGGGTGGACATATAATACGACCGTGACGACAGGGAATTTATATACAGCATCTAGAGCCCTCTATATTTCTTTGTTTCGTAAAGATCAATCTGCATCTGTTCAGTTTAAAAAGTTTGCCACCATCATCAGTTCTTTTCTGGGCGGGGCTTTTATCGGAACATTTGCCACGCATCGTCTAGAAGATCAAGCTGTATGGGCCGCTAGCGGTCTTCTGCTGATTGTCTTTATTATGATGTGTGTATCTCCTGCTCAGCGCTGCGCTTCACAAGAAAAAGTATGA
- a CDS encoding MGMT family protein: protein MQPFTARVIDIIQSIPEGKVMTYGQVAALAGSPRGARQVVRILHSMSDKYRLPWHRVVNKQGEISMSDEGHRLLQQSLLESEGIELNLSKRIDLTKYQA, encoded by the coding sequence ATGCAGCCTTTTACAGCTAGAGTAATCGATATCATACAATCGATTCCAGAAGGAAAAGTGATGACCTATGGACAAGTAGCCGCTTTGGCAGGCAGTCCTAGGGGAGCAAGACAAGTCGTACGAATCCTGCATTCCATGAGTGATAAATATCGTCTTCCATGGCATCGGGTAGTGAATAAGCAAGGGGAAATTTCAATGAGTGATGAAGGACACCGTCTGCTGCAGCAAAGTCTACTTGAGAGCGAAGGTATTGAGCTTAATCTTTCGAAGCGAATTGACCTTACGAAGTATCAAGCATGA
- a CDS encoding S-layer homology domain-containing protein encodes MKYTVRRAAVLFLVCMLMITGSGWHALTAFASVSDSGIPKQHLRIHYEGDGEGLGVWTWEDVAAPSQNWATDAIPFSTEQQDTYGAYVDIQLKDDAQKVGFLIVNRETGQKDGGDKMVNLDNLSVHEVWVKKGSDKVYPSEPEFTTELLSAKVTSENEIQLRFSDTKGLTDEQLLSEIIAIDRNGERVQVNKAEIASDRMVSLTVEVTMNKLPITITYAGITVTSITDYKMIDAAYSYDGNDLGASYTPEKVTFKIWSPTASSVTLNVYDKDDSTIQIGSKPLMLGEKGVWEAEVLPSEMAVADLRGYFYQYDVVNNGVSRKVLDPYAKSMAVFQVDTNGNAGPDGDTVGKAAIVSLEGTDPQGYDYAAIDGYKKREDAIIYELHVRDFTSDPSIEGDLGNARWGSYAAVKQKLSYIKSLGVTHIQLLPIMAWYYGDETKMGERELTYSASGNEYNWGYDPHHYFSPDGAYSEDPADPELRIRETKEMIDAIHDAGMGVVLDVVYTHMAKADLLNDIVPNYYAWQDETGSFVGGFGNNLATNHAMAEKLMIDSVKYWFDEYKIDGMRFDMMGDATYSSIQKAYDAAAALHPNALFIGEGWRTFSGALAEPSLAGQGADQDWMDQTDNVGVFSDEIRNELKSGFGSEGEPRFLTGGARNIDLILNNIKGQPSNTPADAPGDMVQYIEAHDNLPLYDVIAQSIKKDPSIPENDLEIHQRIRLGNLMILTSQGTAFLHAGQEYGRTKQWLGEGVPEQKYTAFEDEEGNVFGYFIHDSYDSSDAINKFDWSKAMDRNRYPVNNTTRAYTEGLIQLRKSTNAFRLGDKELVDRQISLIAAPEIEENDLIIAYKNQSTDQTGDYYVFINADRSERTLTLPVDLTKGTVIVDQDEAGISQVQNPSGFVLKKDSITLEPLTAVIIRMNLSAENPVVPGPSEPSIPSEPSIPSEPSIPSEPSIPSEPSVPSKPRPTIPATPSESGQAEKWEQELTALLTSIPADPKTAAKEIMSIVTPLLTVDKFSTTVDQTGSTIIAPDSTALNQAYKRLQRAWNQISLLNKTQHKDLLLKLQQELQVVIDTTSVQGEKTAVELPTSFVQQVHQLSSGVQVISNSGSVTIPAGAIEANYFIPNGSFVITLSKASDISATHDASMKAVGDGLTFLLLVIQNGNGDATREITHFVKPVLLEGLYRSEQVTNLNKTGWYMKSSDQKRKYVSDVNETQVSLLETKETGTYFLLESTLTFNDIHQSYAKDDIEYLRARQIVNGTTNSTFAPKMKVTRGQLAVILGRMLGLSEETAAKGKFTDVEPQKFYSGYINALSSAGIVNGDSNHTFRPEQNITREEMITALMNAYEYKTGQKLSGIPGYEEAEFRDVSEISAYAKTAVKAAKALGIIEGNGGQFQPKEIATREQLAKIAVQFLKFTKE; translated from the coding sequence ATGAAATATACTGTCAGGCGAGCGGCCGTTTTATTTTTAGTTTGTATGCTTATGATTACAGGATCTGGCTGGCACGCACTCACTGCTTTTGCCTCTGTCTCAGATAGTGGGATTCCTAAGCAGCATTTACGCATCCACTACGAAGGAGACGGCGAGGGACTCGGTGTATGGACGTGGGAGGATGTGGCTGCTCCGTCTCAAAACTGGGCAACAGATGCAATTCCTTTTTCCACTGAACAGCAGGATACATACGGAGCCTACGTCGATATACAGCTAAAAGATGATGCTCAAAAAGTAGGATTCTTAATCGTAAACCGGGAGACTGGCCAAAAAGATGGAGGAGACAAAATGGTCAATTTAGACAACTTGTCTGTGCATGAAGTTTGGGTGAAGAAAGGATCTGACAAAGTATATCCAAGTGAACCGGAGTTTACTACGGAATTGTTATCGGCAAAAGTAACTTCTGAAAATGAGATCCAGCTCCGCTTTTCGGATACAAAAGGTCTGACAGATGAACAACTCTTAAGCGAAATCATCGCAATAGACCGTAATGGTGAACGGGTCCAAGTGAACAAGGCAGAAATCGCGAGTGACAGAATGGTTAGTCTCACAGTAGAAGTGACAATGAACAAATTGCCCATAACCATCACTTATGCAGGGATCACAGTCACGTCTATAACCGACTATAAAATGATTGACGCGGCATATTCCTATGATGGAAACGATCTTGGCGCCAGCTATACTCCAGAAAAAGTGACGTTTAAAATTTGGTCTCCCACCGCTTCCAGCGTAACCTTGAATGTCTATGACAAGGATGATTCAACGATTCAGATTGGAAGCAAGCCGCTTATGCTGGGTGAAAAAGGCGTATGGGAAGCAGAGGTTCTGCCGTCCGAGATGGCTGTAGCGGACCTAAGAGGTTACTTTTATCAGTACGATGTAGTGAATAACGGTGTAAGCCGAAAAGTATTAGATCCTTACGCGAAATCAATGGCTGTATTTCAAGTCGATACGAATGGGAATGCAGGACCTGATGGAGATACCGTCGGCAAAGCAGCCATAGTCAGTCTAGAGGGTACGGACCCCCAAGGATACGATTATGCAGCGATAGATGGATATAAGAAGAGGGAAGATGCAATCATCTATGAACTGCATGTGAGAGATTTTACATCCGACCCTTCTATTGAAGGTGACTTAGGGAATGCAAGGTGGGGGTCATACGCAGCAGTGAAACAAAAACTTAGCTACATTAAATCGCTAGGAGTAACTCACATACAGCTTCTTCCGATTATGGCTTGGTATTATGGCGATGAGACGAAAATGGGCGAACGGGAACTAACGTATTCGGCTTCCGGTAATGAGTACAACTGGGGTTATGATCCGCATCATTACTTTTCTCCTGATGGCGCCTATTCCGAAGATCCAGCTGATCCAGAGCTGCGGATTCGTGAAACAAAAGAAATGATTGATGCAATCCATGATGCCGGTATGGGGGTAGTTCTTGATGTTGTATATACCCATATGGCAAAAGCAGACCTGCTAAATGATATTGTTCCTAATTATTACGCATGGCAGGACGAAACAGGGAGTTTTGTTGGGGGATTTGGTAACAATCTCGCTACGAATCATGCAATGGCTGAGAAACTAATGATCGATTCCGTAAAATACTGGTTTGATGAATATAAAATTGATGGCATGCGCTTTGATATGATGGGCGATGCCACATACAGCTCTATTCAAAAAGCGTACGATGCAGCTGCAGCACTTCATCCAAATGCTTTATTTATCGGAGAAGGCTGGAGAACTTTTAGCGGTGCCCTAGCAGAACCTTCCCTTGCGGGACAGGGTGCAGATCAAGACTGGATGGATCAGACGGATAATGTGGGTGTCTTCTCTGATGAGATCCGCAATGAACTCAAATCTGGATTTGGTTCGGAAGGAGAACCGCGGTTTCTTACAGGAGGGGCTCGTAATATAGACCTTATTCTGAACAATATCAAAGGACAGCCAAGCAACACACCCGCAGATGCCCCAGGCGATATGGTTCAGTATATTGAAGCTCACGACAATCTTCCTTTATATGATGTCATTGCACAGTCGATTAAGAAGGACCCTTCCATTCCGGAAAATGATCTAGAAATTCACCAGCGTATTCGGCTCGGTAATCTCATGATTCTTACATCACAAGGAACGGCGTTCCTTCATGCTGGTCAAGAATATGGACGAACAAAACAGTGGCTTGGAGAGGGAGTTCCGGAGCAAAAGTATACTGCCTTTGAAGACGAGGAAGGTAACGTGTTTGGTTATTTCATTCATGATTCCTACGATTCTTCAGATGCCATTAATAAATTTGATTGGTCAAAGGCGATGGACCGCAATCGATATCCCGTAAATAACACAACAAGAGCGTATACAGAGGGACTTATTCAGCTGCGTAAATCAACGAACGCATTTCGTTTGGGAGATAAAGAATTGGTTGACCGTCAAATCAGCTTAATAGCTGCCCCAGAGATAGAAGAGAACGATTTAATCATTGCCTACAAAAATCAATCAACAGACCAAACAGGTGATTACTATGTCTTCATAAACGCTGACCGTTCAGAAAGAACATTAACGCTTCCTGTTGATTTAACAAAAGGAACGGTGATCGTGGACCAAGACGAAGCAGGGATATCGCAGGTCCAGAACCCTTCAGGATTTGTTTTAAAGAAAGATTCCATTACACTAGAGCCGCTTACCGCGGTCATTATTAGAATGAATTTATCTGCTGAAAACCCTGTGGTACCAGGACCTTCAGAACCATCTATACCATCAGAACCATCTATACCATCAGAACCATCTATACCATCAGAACCATCTATACCATCAGAACCGTCTGTACCGTCAAAACCAAGACCTACAATTCCTGCAACTCCTTCCGAATCAGGGCAAGCAGAGAAGTGGGAGCAAGAGTTAACTGCATTGCTTACAAGCATTCCTGCAGATCCGAAGACAGCTGCCAAAGAAATAATGAGTATTGTAACACCGCTGCTCACCGTGGATAAATTCAGTACCACCGTAGACCAGACTGGATCTACAATCATTGCGCCTGACTCCACTGCACTCAATCAAGCCTATAAACGTCTTCAACGCGCATGGAACCAGATTTCATTACTAAATAAAACACAGCATAAAGATCTTCTGCTTAAATTACAGCAAGAGCTTCAGGTTGTAATCGATACCACATCAGTTCAAGGAGAAAAGACAGCCGTCGAGCTGCCGACTTCTTTTGTACAACAAGTCCATCAATTATCATCAGGTGTTCAGGTTATATCAAATTCAGGAAGTGTGACAATCCCTGCAGGGGCGATCGAGGCGAATTATTTTATTCCTAATGGTTCTTTTGTGATCACTTTATCCAAAGCTTCAGATATCTCAGCTACGCATGATGCTTCTATGAAAGCAGTGGGAGATGGACTGACGTTCTTATTGTTGGTCATCCAGAATGGTAATGGCGATGCAACGCGTGAGATTACTCATTTCGTAAAACCCGTATTGCTAGAAGGATTGTACCGGTCAGAACAAGTGACAAACTTGAATAAGACAGGATGGTATATGAAATCTAGTGATCAAAAGCGTAAGTACGTAAGTGATGTAAATGAGACACAGGTCAGCTTACTAGAAACAAAAGAAACGGGAACCTACTTCTTGCTTGAATCAACACTTACATTTAATGATATCCATCAAAGTTACGCAAAAGATGATATTGAGTATCTTCGTGCAAGACAGATTGTAAATGGAACAACAAACAGTACATTTGCGCCTAAGATGAAGGTCACAAGGGGGCAGCTTGCGGTCATTCTTGGCCGGATGTTAGGTCTATCGGAGGAGACAGCTGCAAAAGGTAAATTTACAGATGTTGAACCTCAGAAGTTCTACAGCGGTTATATAAATGCCCTGTCTTCAGCTGGAATTGTAAATGGAGATTCGAATCATACGTTCCGCCCAGAACAAAACATCACACGCGAAGAAATGATAACTGCGCTGATGAATGCATATGAATACAAAACAGGTCAGAAATTATCCGGTATTCCGGGATATGAAGAAGCTGAATTCCGTGATGTTTCCGAAATAAGTGCTTATGCAAAAACTGCCGTGAAAGCAGCTAAAGCGCTTGGGATCATTGAAGGGAATGGGGGACAATTTCAGCCAAAAGAAATAGCTACTAGGGAACAACTCGCGAAAATAGCAGTACAGTTCCTGAAATTTACGAAGGAGTAA